In Styela clava chromosome 6, kaStyClav1.hap1.2, whole genome shotgun sequence, the genomic window ACCAGCCTTTAAAATTAGGAAATTTGAAGCATTGCACTGTGTTTTATAACTATAGGTACGCAAATGTGAAATATGATGGAGAGGAAATAACATTGCTTGAGCATTCATTGCAAATTGCCAAACTAGCTGAAGAACATGGAGCATCAGAAGAAGTGAGTTACAGCAGATAAATCTGTGAATGGTTGTGTGAGAGTGGAAATTCCCTACGTTAAAATATGCGATGTCAATACGCAAGAGTCAGAAGTAAATTTTAGGATATTCTCGAAAAACGACAAAGATACATAACCAAACCTAATCGATCAACCACGTATTTTATCAGGAAATGAATATGACAAACTCACAACTTGAGCATGAATGTATTTTGAAAACATGCAAAACAtcacaataatattttcaacatttggaaatatttttgttcaaagTATAGTTTCCCGCgcccaaaaataaataaacagttttattttatcatgttttttCATTGATATGATACACTTACGGCATTTCAGGTAATTCTTGGTGCATTCTTTCATGATATTGGGCACGTTCTAGAAGTGGAACAGAGTCATATGCCGGAAGAAAACTGGAAGTACATTGTTGGAAAACATAACGAGGTAACGCTCACAACGTGGGAATTtgttaaaatgaaatttcattgCAGAATCCCAACGAATAATGATATaagttaaaattgaaatttgatacATCTTCTATGGCAAAAATTTATCAGAAACAAAAAGAACAATATTTCAATAGAATTTCAGCATAAACATTCAGTCATTTTCAGCGATCATACACATccgattatatttatttttaatcataatATAAGCTTGTCATACAAAGATCGAACAAGTCAACTCGCTCCGGTCGAGTGCTGAGATTTAAAGAAAAATACTCTGGCTGGCAGGGGTAAAAATATTCCCAATATATATCTACTTGTTGGTATCATTTATTCTCTTTCCCCTGATATCTTTATTGGTGATTATAAAAAGAGAAGCGTTAGCAGCTTCAATTTACTTCCAGACTGGCCACCAGTTCctaatcgaaaaaaattttccGAACTCGATTGCATCGCCTGCTAAGTATCACGTCAACGCTAAAAGATATCTTGTGTGTCGAGTAAAGGAATACCATGACGGTAAGACAATAAAGATTGAACTTATAGTTGACTTTTCAATGCTGCAAGTAGGCCGGCCTATGTCGTAGTAATTGACTTAACTGCCGTGTTACTTCAGCACTTATTTCAAATGTATTCGGTTCGAAATGTTGACATCACTAAGAAGAACCTATTCCTGACGACTAAACCCACGCTAATAAGAGTAGATTAGCAGTCATGGTGGAGTCGATCGGCACTTACTGTTACTGGtaagcaaactacggcccgcggaccaAAGCAGGCCCGTTGGgcaatttaatctggcccgcctaatgctgccacaaccaaactaaaaccaaattttgatgtttttgctaaaaatagcctaaaaaattgttgtaattGCGATTGGATTTAGTCTTGGCATCATTTttcacttttgtttttgtaacactgtaaatattgttcataaaatgtaacttttaccgggtccaaaaaccttgtccACACCTATTCTACAGCAAAGCTACGACAAGGAAGCCGACATTTGCATGATATATGAAAACCCATACCctaattatcaaattaaatatatagaTCTATCAGAATGCAGCAAACGAACATTGATTGGACAAGACGGACCAATGAGCGAAAAGGAAGCGAGGGAATTTGAACAACTGCCTTACTTTCAAACAGCAGTCAATGTCAGAAAATGGGATGACAAGGCAAAGGTTATTGGCCAAACAACTCCAACTCTGGAAAAGTATAAATCGATGTGTCTAGATTATCTTGtgcaaataatgaaataaataatcgAACTTGTTATCCATCAGATTAATTGCATAGGTGTCGATGAGTTTTAGAGTAGGAAGTTTTCCAGCTGACTAGGACCATCTTTGCTaattaaaacaagagagctacgcacaaatatatggacacgttagaccagagcgaatcagtctttaccggtacctttgacgctaccggtaccctcaaaaaagttctgaatttccagtagcaagaattttgcagaatcaaaacgtacagccagtcatgacactgactaaaatccgtgttcccatggataaaaaataatacagcaaaattttagacgaaatatcaaatttcatagaattcacgcaaaattttgaaataaataaaagtaatagccttctagcgaagaaattaatctttaaccactgaaaatttcaaagcaattggttcagtattcgaagagaaaagcgattttttaaaaacgtgtcaaagaacaacaacaacataatattgaaacgatcgttatggccactaaacgtgtccaattattCGGGAAAATACAGGACTACGCCTCACAGCCAACCATTTTGTGAAAACGAACCGAACTTGAAGTTTGCTCTCCCAACGGGGTGGAACAGCAGGTAAGTCCAAGAGGAGACCAATAGTGCGGAGAAACTAAGCTATAAGTTTTTAAAACGTAATTCTAGGCTCTTATTCTAATTCTAAAATTGCGGAACAATGCTATGGAACTAAGTTTAATCCCTAGTTTACAACTGCGATTATTTTCACACATTTATTTTGCTTCTTTCCGTTTAGAATTTAGAACCTTCACCGCGCAGTTTAAAATTACACTGGTTGAGTTGTTTTGTTTCAGAAACTTTCGCCCGATCGTAATATGTATCTTATCGCTTCCTTCAGTACTTCCAGTCCATCAACATGCACAATAGACAATGCTcagatatatggacacaaaatcaaaaacaaagtCGTACGGGTGTTCAATCTGTTATAGTAGACCGGTCCAGCAGTGTTTACGACCATCGCGAAcacggaaccgccacaagatgcgcaatttttgatgacgttaaagtaaaataaaagtaacaacCTTCTAGCAAAAATACAATCGTTCACCACTgaaaaagcaattggtccagtagtttttttcaagaacaacaacaaaacaaacaatatgTTCCCTTTGTGTCCAACTGTCAAATAAACATGTGGGGATACCAATCATTTGAGATTTTGATCGATGCCAATCTTGTTCGGTGTGCTCATGACAGACTTTTTTTCGACAATTTCCCACAGTTCAGGCCTTAGACTCTGAGAGGAAGCTATATGTCAAGTTTTATTTGAAGTTACACCGCTTTTTATACGATATACAAAAGTAAACTCGAATTCAAATTGTAATTTCAAAGGTATTCCTCTTACTGTCACATGATGATAAATTGTATC contains:
- the LOC120331588 gene encoding 2-amino-1-hydroxyethylphosphonate dioxygenase (glycine-forming)-like, coding for MRFEDIERLVEDVFEKYEKYANVKYDGEEITLLEHSLQIAKLAEEHGASEEVILGAFFHDIGHVLEVEQSHMPEENWKYIVGKHNETGHQFLIEKNFPNSIASPAKYHVNAKRYLVCRVKEYHDDLSECSKRTLIGQDGPMSEKEAREFEQLPYFQTAVNVRKWDDKAKVIGQTTPTLEKYKSMCLDYLVQIMK